Proteins encoded by one window of Pyxidicoccus trucidator:
- a CDS encoding UdgX family uracil-DNA binding protein (This protein belongs to the uracil DNA glycosylase superfamily, members of which act in excision repair of DNA. However, it belongs more specifically to UdgX branch, whose founding member was found to bind uracil in DNA (where it does not belong), without cleaving it, appears to promote DNA repair by a pathway involving RecA, rather than base excision.), giving the protein MDVRQKSQILADAANYDASCASSGGRREAGIAAFPLRSGGVRIDGSAPRRVRVEPDLASFRAVARGLLARGEPPERVCFEEARGRQGSLLAVGKPMTELGLPGGAPAPAVPRDFLGLAEKVACHRDAERWALLYRVLWRLTHGERNLLEADSDVEVHRLRLMERAVRRDAHEMMALVRFRRVEREGVEHFIAWHRPDHLIVRHVAPFFVRRFPLMRWSILTPDACVHWDLERLSFGDGVPRSEAPEEDVLAPVREVSAATAFLPERRELPALAEASRGCRACPLHARATQAVFGEGPVGAPLMLVGEQPGDLEDREGRPFVGPAGQLLDEVLGRAGLKRSELYVTNAVKHFGWTTGAGGKRRLHQSPGRTEVLACRGWLEAEVAAVQPRMIVALGATAAQAFLGAGFRINLSRGQVFETPWADGWMATFHPSALLRMPDPRKRAEARIHFEADLRSAAAWLRRSA; this is encoded by the coding sequence ATGGACGTCCGACAGAAGAGCCAGATTCTCGCCGACGCGGCGAACTACGACGCCTCCTGCGCGAGCAGTGGAGGCAGGCGCGAGGCCGGCATCGCGGCCTTCCCTCTTCGAAGTGGAGGCGTCCGCATAGACGGGAGCGCTCCGCGGCGGGTGCGCGTGGAGCCGGACCTGGCGTCCTTCCGGGCGGTGGCACGGGGGCTGCTGGCTCGCGGCGAGCCTCCGGAGCGCGTGTGCTTCGAGGAGGCGCGGGGGCGGCAGGGCTCGCTGCTGGCGGTGGGCAAGCCGATGACGGAGCTGGGACTCCCGGGTGGGGCGCCCGCGCCAGCCGTGCCCAGGGACTTCCTGGGGCTGGCGGAGAAGGTGGCGTGTCACCGGGACGCGGAGCGCTGGGCGCTGCTGTACCGCGTGCTGTGGCGGCTGACGCACGGGGAGCGCAACCTGCTGGAGGCGGACAGCGACGTGGAGGTGCACCGGCTGCGGCTGATGGAGCGGGCGGTGCGGCGGGACGCGCACGAGATGATGGCCTTGGTGCGCTTCAGGCGGGTGGAGCGGGAGGGGGTGGAGCACTTCATCGCGTGGCACCGTCCGGACCACCTCATCGTCCGGCACGTGGCGCCGTTCTTCGTGCGCCGCTTTCCGTTGATGCGCTGGAGCATCCTCACTCCGGACGCCTGCGTGCACTGGGATTTGGAGCGGCTGTCCTTCGGTGACGGGGTGCCGCGTTCGGAGGCTCCGGAAGAAGACGTGCTGGCTCCGGTGCGGGAGGTGTCCGCTGCCACGGCGTTCCTCCCTGAGCGGCGGGAGCTGCCGGCACTGGCAGAGGCGTCGCGAGGCTGCCGGGCGTGTCCGCTACATGCTCGTGCCACGCAGGCGGTGTTTGGCGAGGGCCCCGTGGGAGCTCCGCTGATGCTGGTGGGTGAGCAGCCTGGAGACCTGGAGGATCGCGAGGGGCGGCCCTTCGTGGGGCCCGCGGGGCAGCTGCTGGACGAGGTGCTGGGGCGGGCGGGGCTGAAGCGCTCGGAGCTGTATGTCACCAACGCGGTGAAGCACTTCGGATGGACGACGGGGGCGGGTGGGAAGCGGAGGTTGCACCAGTCGCCGGGACGGACGGAGGTGCTGGCGTGTCGCGGCTGGCTGGAGGCGGAGGTGGCAGCTGTGCAGCCGAGGATGATTGTCGCGCTGGGGGCCACCGCGGCGCAGGCGTTCCTGGGGGCGGGATTCCGCATCAACCTCAGCCGGGGGCAGGTATTCGAGACGCCATGGGCGGACGGGTGGATGGCGACGTTCCACCCGTCGGCGCTGCTGCGCATGCCGGACCCTCGCAAGCGGGCGGAGGCACGCATCCATTTCGAGGCCGACCTGCGCTCGGCGGCGGCGTGGCTTCGGCGGAGTGCGTAG
- a CDS encoding serine/threonine protein kinase, translated as MEPVPLNPACLPPGTRIGSWRVVEQRGRGSYGAVYRAVDAERGAGDSVALKLALHPWDARFMREAELLSRIRHPAVPRLRDQGQWMSPTGTPHAWLAMELVEGTPLYIWAQAHLPTSRQVLRVLARLARALEATHAAGGVHRDVKGDNVLVRREDGQPFLMDFGSGHYLGAATLTWRVFPPGTQAYRSPEAWRYGLRFSSPPVVPYAPGPADDVFALGVTAFRVLTEKYPPPTHPEDEDAWLWRPEEMESWSARATNARCCPELSELVSRMLSPRPEARGSPRELAEALERAARKAGPAADVSLFTGDEPRLAGLMPVPQYVTVRPRRVARWPWFAAAAGLGGALALSAGGVLRVPAIEEPATAPLAQQEESRDGGTVAVGDTALTAPVAPGREPSVWSTIAVEMPPKPLPGQSRPDATGRCPRRMQVPLNGGCWVKVSISDMKECDESAYVYKGGCYEPAFPSPRPATSGPTRRADSP; from the coding sequence ATGGAGCCTGTCCCACTGAATCCGGCATGCCTGCCCCCGGGAACGCGCATCGGCTCGTGGCGTGTGGTCGAGCAGCGCGGCCGGGGTTCCTACGGAGCGGTCTACCGCGCCGTGGATGCCGAACGGGGCGCCGGGGACTCCGTGGCCCTCAAGCTGGCCCTGCACCCATGGGATGCGCGCTTCATGCGGGAAGCCGAGCTGCTCTCCCGCATCCGCCACCCGGCCGTGCCCCGTCTCAGAGATCAGGGGCAGTGGATGTCTCCCACGGGCACTCCCCATGCGTGGCTCGCCATGGAGCTCGTGGAGGGCACACCGCTCTATATCTGGGCACAGGCGCACCTCCCCACATCACGGCAGGTGCTTCGGGTCCTCGCACGGCTGGCGCGGGCCCTCGAGGCCACCCATGCGGCGGGCGGCGTCCACAGAGACGTGAAGGGCGACAACGTGCTCGTTCGTCGCGAGGACGGGCAGCCCTTCCTGATGGACTTTGGTTCCGGGCACTACCTGGGCGCCGCGACGCTGACGTGGCGGGTGTTTCCTCCCGGCACTCAGGCGTACCGCTCGCCGGAGGCCTGGCGGTATGGGCTCCGCTTCAGCAGTCCTCCGGTGGTGCCCTACGCGCCCGGTCCGGCGGATGATGTCTTCGCGCTGGGCGTCACCGCGTTCCGGGTGCTCACGGAGAAGTATCCACCGCCGACGCACCCCGAAGACGAGGATGCGTGGCTCTGGCGCCCGGAGGAGATGGAGTCCTGGTCCGCGAGGGCCACCAACGCCCGCTGCTGTCCGGAGTTGAGCGAGCTGGTGTCCCGAATGCTATCGCCGCGTCCCGAGGCACGCGGCAGCCCGCGCGAGCTGGCAGAGGCGCTGGAGCGGGCCGCACGGAAGGCTGGGCCCGCGGCGGATGTCTCCCTCTTCACGGGAGATGAGCCCAGGCTCGCGGGCCTCATGCCCGTGCCCCAGTACGTCACCGTGCGGCCACGGCGCGTGGCGAGGTGGCCATGGTTCGCGGCAGCCGCGGGCCTGGGCGGCGCATTGGCGCTAAGCGCCGGGGGAGTGCTGCGCGTACCGGCCATCGAGGAGCCCGCGACGGCGCCGCTCGCGCAGCAGGAGGAATCAAGGGATGGCGGCACCGTGGCGGTCGGAGACACGGCGCTGACGGCCCCGGTGGCGCCCGGGCGTGAGCCCTCCGTGTGGTCGACCATCGCGGTGGAGATGCCGCCCAAGCCTCTTCCAGGGCAATCACGGCCAGACGCCACCGGCCGCTGCCCTCGCCGGATGCAGGTTCCCCTCAACGGCGGCTGCTGGGTGAAGGTGTCGATCTCGGACATGAAGGAGTGCGACGAGAGCGCCTATGTGTACAAGGGCGGGTGCTACGAGCCTGCGTTCCCATCTCCACGCCCAGCCACCTCAGGGCCCACGAGGCGCGCCGACAGTCCATAG
- a CDS encoding Kelch repeat-containing protein: MRRPIPVIHFSILLLLACVACGPADAGTEHAPGVESLQRSGAALGSPQWVSTGSALRTRSSGRAVQLASGRVLVTGGYSAGAVQSSVELYDPATGTWAATGSMTSVRTGHTATLLNTGKVLVANGYAGGGAGVYLTSAELYDPATGTWSATGSVPHARSAGTNTLLPSGKVLITGGAGSTGPILTTALYDPATGTWTSGSLSTPRHAHTATLLTSGKVLVTGGQGRLSSTSTSELYDPATNTWAAGASMSVARHAHTATLLPSGKVLVTGGSGGTTTAELYDPATNTWSTTGALTQPRSSHSAALLASGKVLVFDSSGSAELYDPAAGTWSPTLPMLAGRAGPASIFLRSGQVLAAGGSTSAGEVATAELYEAGAFTWSRSAPLATARSNHSATVLASGKVLVAGGTGSAGSYLASAELYDPTTNAWSATGGLAQGRAGHTALLLPSGQVLVMGGSGSSGSLASAELYDPTTETWTATGSLATARAGFTATPLGTGQVLVAGGRSDGGVYLTSAELYEPGTGTWSATGSLATGRMGHSAVRLGGRVLVTGGYYYVFTALYRLASAELYDPATGTWSTTGSLATPRSDHLSLQLTSTTSLFIGGLSGTGKFTGHASLASAEAFTASTASPAGTMSTPRHGHVIAPLSSGAVLVAGGLNKLGGSSTTLYLSSAELYQPGTHLWSPTASMLAVRSQFTASLLPSGRVLAVGGTDSTGLPLASSELYSP, translated from the coding sequence ATGAGACGTCCTATCCCAGTCATCCATTTCTCCATCCTGTTGCTGCTGGCGTGCGTGGCCTGCGGCCCTGCCGACGCCGGGACGGAGCACGCTCCGGGCGTCGAGTCCCTCCAGCGCTCCGGCGCGGCGCTGGGCTCCCCGCAGTGGGTGTCCACCGGCAGCGCGCTGCGGACGCGGAGCAGCGGCAGGGCCGTGCAGCTCGCGTCGGGCCGGGTGCTCGTCACCGGCGGCTACAGCGCGGGCGCGGTCCAGTCGAGCGTGGAGCTGTATGACCCGGCCACCGGCACCTGGGCCGCGACGGGCAGCATGACCTCGGTGCGCACGGGCCACACCGCCACCCTGCTGAACACGGGCAAGGTCCTCGTGGCCAACGGCTATGCGGGCGGCGGCGCGGGCGTCTACCTCACCAGCGCGGAGCTGTATGACCCGGCCACCGGCACCTGGTCCGCCACGGGAAGCGTCCCCCATGCACGGAGCGCGGGCACGAACACCCTGCTCCCCTCCGGCAAGGTGCTCATCACCGGGGGCGCCGGGAGCACCGGTCCCATCCTCACGACGGCCCTGTACGACCCGGCCACCGGCACCTGGACGTCCGGAAGCCTGAGCACCCCGCGCCATGCGCACACGGCCACGCTGCTCACGTCAGGCAAGGTGCTCGTCACCGGAGGCCAGGGCCGGCTCTCCTCGACGAGCACCTCGGAGCTGTACGACCCGGCCACCAACACCTGGGCCGCGGGCGCGAGCATGAGCGTCGCGCGCCATGCGCATACGGCCACGCTGCTTCCCTCGGGCAAGGTGCTCGTCACCGGCGGCAGCGGCGGCACCACGACCGCGGAGCTCTATGACCCGGCCACCAACACCTGGTCCACCACCGGCGCCCTCACGCAGCCCCGCTCGAGCCACTCCGCCGCGCTGCTGGCTTCGGGCAAGGTGCTGGTCTTCGACAGCTCCGGCTCCGCCGAGCTGTACGACCCGGCCGCTGGGACGTGGAGCCCGACCCTTCCCATGCTCGCGGGCCGCGCTGGCCCCGCCAGCATCTTCCTGCGCTCCGGGCAGGTGCTGGCGGCCGGAGGCTCCACCTCGGCGGGCGAGGTGGCCACCGCCGAGCTCTACGAGGCAGGCGCCTTCACCTGGAGCCGCTCCGCTCCGCTCGCCACGGCCCGGTCCAACCACAGCGCCACCGTCCTCGCGTCGGGCAAGGTGCTCGTGGCCGGAGGCACCGGGAGCGCGGGGAGCTACCTCGCCAGCGCGGAGCTCTATGACCCGACCACCAACGCCTGGTCCGCCACGGGAGGCCTGGCCCAGGGCCGCGCGGGGCACACCGCCCTCCTGCTGCCGTCGGGCCAGGTGCTCGTCATGGGCGGCAGTGGCTCCAGCGGCAGCCTCGCCAGCGCGGAGCTGTATGACCCGACCACGGAGACGTGGACCGCCACCGGCAGCCTCGCCACCGCCCGCGCCGGCTTCACGGCGACCCCGCTGGGCACGGGCCAGGTGCTCGTCGCCGGTGGCCGCTCCGACGGCGGCGTCTACCTCACCAGCGCCGAGCTGTACGAGCCGGGCACCGGCACCTGGTCCGCCACGGGAAGCCTCGCCACGGGCCGCATGGGCCACTCCGCCGTGCGGCTTGGCGGGCGGGTGCTCGTCACCGGCGGCTACTACTACGTCTTCACCGCCCTGTACCGGCTCGCGAGCGCGGAGCTGTATGACCCGGCCACCGGCACCTGGTCCACCACCGGAAGCCTCGCCACGCCCCGCAGCGACCACCTGTCGCTCCAGCTCACCTCCACCACCTCGCTGTTCATCGGAGGACTCTCTGGCACGGGCAAATTCACCGGCCACGCCTCGCTCGCCTCGGCCGAGGCCTTCACGGCCAGCACCGCGTCGCCCGCGGGCACCATGAGCACCCCGCGCCATGGCCATGTCATCGCGCCGCTGTCGTCGGGCGCCGTGCTGGTGGCTGGTGGGCTGAACAAGCTTGGCGGCAGCAGCACGACGCTCTACCTGTCCAGCGCGGAGCTGTACCAGCCGGGCACCCACCTCTGGAGCCCCACGGCCAGCATGCTGGCGGTGCGCAGCCAGTTCACCGCCAGCCTCCTGCCCTCGGGCCGGGTGTTGGCGGTGGGAGGCACCGACAGCACGGGCCTGCCGCTCGCCTCCTCGGAGCTCTACTCACCGTGA
- a CDS encoding chondroitinase-B domain-containing protein: MRSMPLAVLLLLSGTSLAAVKNVANVSQLQSALASAQAGDEIVLADGTYDVNQDLGCSAEGTASQPIVVRAANRHAARIRFNATEGFKVSGRYWTFDGLDLEGVCAQDSACEHAFHVTGHAENFVLRNSRLRNFNAQLKVNAVKNASGVFEMPHRGLIERNEVYDTRARNTGTPVTKLNIDTGDDWVVRENYIHDFAKAGGISYGAFMKSGGHRGVFERNLVICTKDAATGNTRIGLSFGGGGTGNAFCAPAFDASVTCDPEHSDGVLANNVIINCSDVGIYLNKAANTRVLFNTLIATTGVDFRFASSTGEAHGNVMSSVIRVRDTGSFTAGTNLLNVASGTWSTWYQAPLSGDLRIKGDVSQLIGAAAARASVTVDYCSRPRPTGAAYSLGALEHSLGDCSDAGTGTPADAGTSVDAGTGSDAGTSGGGEDAGPVLIDEDPDSGGGCGAAPGLAALLVALLLPIGLRRRGSRATPVSSDGA, encoded by the coding sequence ATGCGTTCCATGCCCCTGGCCGTACTGCTGCTGCTGTCCGGCACCAGTCTCGCGGCGGTGAAGAATGTCGCCAACGTCTCCCAGCTCCAGTCCGCGCTCGCCTCGGCGCAGGCTGGCGACGAGATTGTGCTCGCGGACGGCACGTATGACGTCAACCAGGACCTCGGGTGCTCAGCGGAGGGCACCGCGTCGCAACCCATCGTCGTGCGCGCGGCGAACCGGCATGCGGCGCGCATCCGGTTCAACGCGACGGAGGGCTTCAAGGTCTCCGGCCGTTACTGGACCTTCGACGGGCTGGACCTCGAGGGCGTGTGCGCGCAGGACAGCGCCTGCGAGCACGCCTTCCACGTCACCGGCCATGCGGAGAACTTCGTCCTGCGCAACAGCCGCCTCCGGAACTTCAACGCGCAGCTCAAGGTGAACGCGGTCAAGAATGCCAGCGGCGTCTTCGAGATGCCGCACCGGGGCCTCATCGAGCGCAACGAGGTCTACGACACGCGCGCCCGGAACACGGGGACTCCGGTGACGAAGCTCAACATCGACACCGGCGACGACTGGGTGGTGCGTGAGAACTACATTCACGACTTCGCCAAGGCGGGCGGCATCTCCTACGGCGCGTTCATGAAGAGCGGCGGCCACCGGGGCGTGTTCGAGCGCAACCTCGTCATCTGCACGAAGGACGCGGCCACGGGCAACACGCGCATCGGCCTGTCCTTCGGCGGAGGTGGTACGGGGAACGCGTTCTGCGCGCCGGCCTTCGACGCGAGCGTGACGTGCGACCCGGAGCACTCGGATGGCGTGCTGGCCAACAACGTCATCATCAACTGCTCTGACGTCGGCATCTATCTCAACAAGGCGGCGAACACGCGGGTGCTGTTCAACACCCTCATCGCCACCACGGGCGTGGACTTCCGCTTCGCCTCCAGCACCGGCGAGGCCCACGGCAACGTGATGTCCTCGGTGATTCGCGTCCGTGACACGGGGAGCTTCACCGCGGGCACCAATCTCCTGAACGTGGCGTCGGGCACGTGGTCCACCTGGTACCAGGCGCCGCTGAGTGGCGACCTGCGCATCAAGGGCGACGTGTCGCAGCTCATCGGCGCGGCCGCGGCGCGGGCCTCGGTGACGGTGGACTATTGCTCTCGACCCCGGCCGACGGGAGCGGCCTACAGCCTGGGCGCGCTGGAGCACTCGCTGGGGGATTGCAGCGACGCCGGCACCGGAACCCCCGCGGATGCGGGCACTTCCGTGGACGCTGGCACTGGGAGCGACGCGGGGACTTCTGGAGGCGGAGAGGACGCGGGCCCAGTCCTCATCGACGAGGACCCGGACTCTGGCGGAGGTTGTGGCGCGGCGCCGGGGCTCGCCGCCTTGCTCGTGGCCCTGCTGCTGCCCATCGGGCTGCGGCGCCGTGGCTCCCGGGCCACACCTGTGTCGTCCGATGGTGCCTGA
- a CDS encoding haloalkane dehalogenase: MREVRVLDSHMSYREAGHGPTVVLLHGNPTSSYVWRNVIPHLAGRHRVLAPDLIGMGDSGKPDIAYRFADHARYLDAWFDALGLKDVVLVGYDWGGSLAMDWAARHPERVRGLVVFETFFRSLKWSDYPPQGVELFKNLRTPGVGETLVLEQNQFLARSLGAGVKRGLTEAEAAVYSAPYPDPASRRPMLAWPRELPIENQPAEVMAVLDRYVDWMAASPSVPKLLLTFDSPTPLGSPAIVEWARGRFAALEVVALGSAGHHASEDLPDDIGQAISRWLERHSVRRE; the protein is encoded by the coding sequence ATGCGTGAGGTCCGTGTCCTCGATTCCCACATGTCCTACCGCGAAGCCGGCCACGGCCCCACCGTGGTCCTGCTCCATGGCAACCCGACGTCGTCCTACGTGTGGCGCAACGTCATCCCCCATCTCGCCGGTCGCCACCGCGTGCTGGCGCCCGACCTGATTGGCATGGGCGACTCGGGCAAGCCCGACATCGCCTATCGCTTCGCGGACCATGCCCGCTACCTCGACGCCTGGTTCGACGCGCTCGGGCTGAAAGACGTCGTGCTGGTCGGCTACGACTGGGGCGGCTCCCTGGCCATGGATTGGGCCGCCCGTCACCCCGAGCGGGTGCGAGGGCTGGTCGTGTTCGAGACCTTCTTCCGCTCGCTCAAGTGGAGCGACTACCCGCCGCAGGGCGTCGAGCTGTTCAAGAACCTGCGCACCCCTGGCGTGGGTGAGACGCTGGTGCTGGAGCAGAACCAGTTCCTGGCCCGCTCGCTGGGAGCCGGCGTCAAGCGGGGCCTCACCGAGGCCGAGGCCGCGGTGTACTCCGCGCCCTATCCCGACCCTGCGTCGCGGCGCCCGATGCTGGCCTGGCCGCGCGAACTTCCCATCGAGAACCAGCCGGCCGAAGTGATGGCGGTGCTGGACCGCTACGTCGACTGGATGGCGGCGTCGCCGTCGGTGCCCAAGCTGCTGCTCACCTTCGACAGCCCGACGCCGCTCGGCTCCCCTGCGATTGTCGAGTGGGCGCGCGGCAGGTTCGCCGCGCTCGAGGTCGTGGCACTTGGCTCAGCTGGCCACCACGCCAGCGAGGACCTGCCCGATGACATCGGCCAGGCCATCTCCCGCTGGCTCGAACGCCACTCCGTCCGCCGGGAATGA
- a CDS encoding LysR family transcriptional regulator — protein sequence MSLSSLDLNLLLVLDSVLAERSVVRAARRLHVTPSAISNSLARLRTALGDPLIARSGRGIVPTPRAAELAPALARALRDLDHAVHGAAFNPATTTRQFSLAIADAGQVVRLPRLVTLMAAELPRASLRVVGIDTLLTRGGLANAEVDVAVAVGEKGPGMHLEPLYRERTVLVARRNHPQAGNRVSKSTLAGLRHVEVQVAPGKGYRELPGAYARLGIARDIALVVPNFSAAAAVVADTDLVATLPASLVARLGPVLGLRTIQSPVPPLHVTINLWWHERTDADPAMIAFRDLIRRAGARGSAARPRP from the coding sequence GTGAGCCTTTCCTCTCTCGACCTCAACCTGCTCCTGGTGCTCGACAGCGTGCTCGCCGAACGCAGCGTGGTGCGTGCCGCCCGCCGCCTCCACGTCACGCCCTCGGCGATCAGCAACTCACTGGCCCGCCTGCGCACCGCGCTCGGCGACCCGTTGATTGCCCGCAGTGGCCGGGGCATCGTGCCAACCCCCCGCGCCGCCGAGCTGGCGCCGGCACTGGCCCGCGCCTTGCGCGACCTCGACCACGCCGTGCACGGCGCCGCCTTCAATCCCGCCACCACCACCCGCCAGTTCTCGCTCGCCATCGCCGACGCCGGACAGGTGGTGCGGCTGCCCCGCCTCGTCACGCTGATGGCCGCCGAATTGCCGCGCGCCAGCCTGCGCGTCGTGGGTATCGACACCCTGCTCACTCGCGGCGGACTGGCCAACGCCGAGGTCGATGTCGCCGTTGCGGTCGGTGAGAAGGGCCCCGGCATGCACCTCGAGCCGCTGTACCGCGAGCGCACCGTGCTGGTGGCGCGCCGCAATCATCCCCAGGCCGGCAACCGCGTCTCCAAGAGCACGCTGGCCGGCCTGCGCCACGTCGAGGTGCAGGTGGCGCCCGGCAAGGGCTACCGCGAGCTGCCCGGCGCCTATGCCCGCCTCGGCATTGCCCGCGACATCGCGCTCGTCGTACCGAACTTCAGCGCCGCCGCCGCGGTGGTCGCCGATACCGACCTGGTCGCCACCCTCCCCGCCTCGCTGGTCGCCCGCCTCGGCCCGGTCCTCGGACTGCGCACCATCCAGAGCCCGGTGCCGCCGCTCCACGTCACCATCAACCTGTGGTGGCACGAGCGCACCGACGCCGACCCGGCGATGATCGCCTTCCGCGACCTCATCCGGCGCGCGGGAGCGCGCGGCAGCGCCGCCCGACCGCGTCCTTGA
- a CDS encoding ArsR/SmtB family transcription factor: MSLLSGPDMVIHMGNHQASLDGVFYALSDATRRAVIHRLGKGPATVSELSKPFDMALPSFMKHLRVLEEHDLIRSTKTGRLRTCRVNPKRLHAAESWMAEQRALWEARSDRLENLVTALYQEEKSR, encoded by the coding sequence TTGAGCTTACTGTCCGGGCCGGATATGGTTATCCATATGGGTAACCATCAAGCCTCGCTGGATGGGGTCTTCTACGCGCTGTCCGACGCCACCCGGCGAGCCGTCATCCACCGGCTCGGAAAGGGCCCCGCCACCGTGAGCGAGCTCAGCAAGCCTTTCGATATGGCGTTGCCGTCGTTCATGAAGCACCTGCGGGTGCTCGAAGAGCACGACCTCATTCGCTCCACCAAGACGGGTCGACTCCGAACCTGCCGGGTCAATCCGAAGAGACTTCACGCCGCCGAGTCGTGGATGGCGGAACAACGAGCACTGTGGGAGGCCCGCTCCGATCGACTGGAGAACCTGGTCACCGCGCTCTACCAAGAGGAGAAATCACGATGA
- a CDS encoding sulfatase-like hydrolase/transferase: MQRKPASPPRNLLVIMVDQMRFPRFPYGPEGGFAEPLKELLGFQPLREDNPYASMFPGFVKLQRHGVVLRNHTIASSACIPSRTTIMTGQYGTRTGVMQTDGLFKSADAAAFPWLRPDGIPTLGHWFRAAGYRTHYFGKWHVSNPPEHSLSRYGFEDWELSYPEPHGSSPNNLAFYRDFGCADLACTFLRRKALALEVDRTQAVASDKAPLQPAPAAEQAPWMAVVSFANPHDIATYPALPRTLDPEAPPVGPLPIPGKRTLSTPPAGGTFRYPLNPEGLDATCAQPPPPAAMALGPDKPSCQLDYSYKVGLGLAAKTGMGALRQAVAAGKTPANPEALALGVTLASNIPFQLTVNPEASVAAFVQYYAYLHQVVDGHIARVLQTLEEVGLHEDTLVVFMSDHGEYGGAHGMMMEKWHAAYQEALHVPVVFRHPSLNSDLAPRQVEALTSHVDLLPTLLGLMGVEGKDLEKAREELRLQRVVPPFVGTDLTPVVKGEQSVVLEPDGSVREGVLFITDDEITEPLPVDGDPHSEQDLENYAFFCKVVDLLRTGGNGVLPPGRQVPELAPGPVRQPNHVRCVRSGAWKLSRYFDPHGQEAEQWELYDLETDPLESHNLLAVNGPFPAVAPTVPDSRKAAVEEKATSLGSLLARYEKEKLAPWPGSVRSSAPKA; the protein is encoded by the coding sequence ATGCAGCGCAAGCCCGCATCACCTCCCCGCAACCTCCTGGTCATCATGGTGGACCAGATGCGCTTCCCCCGGTTCCCCTATGGCCCGGAGGGCGGCTTCGCGGAGCCTCTCAAGGAGCTGCTCGGCTTCCAGCCCCTGCGCGAGGACAACCCCTATGCCTCGATGTTCCCGGGCTTCGTGAAGCTGCAGCGGCACGGCGTGGTGCTGCGCAACCACACCATCGCCTCCTCGGCCTGCATTCCCAGCCGCACCACCATCATGACCGGGCAGTACGGCACGCGGACGGGCGTCATGCAGACCGATGGCCTCTTCAAGAGCGCCGATGCCGCCGCCTTCCCCTGGCTGCGACCCGACGGCATTCCCACCCTGGGCCACTGGTTCCGCGCCGCGGGCTACCGCACGCACTACTTCGGCAAGTGGCACGTGTCGAATCCGCCGGAGCACTCGCTCTCGCGCTATGGCTTCGAGGACTGGGAGCTGAGCTACCCCGAGCCGCACGGCTCCAGCCCCAACAACCTGGCCTTCTACCGGGACTTTGGTTGCGCGGACCTGGCCTGCACCTTCCTGCGGCGCAAGGCCCTGGCGCTCGAGGTGGACAGGACCCAGGCCGTGGCCTCCGACAAGGCGCCCCTCCAGCCAGCGCCCGCCGCGGAGCAGGCCCCGTGGATGGCCGTGGTGTCCTTCGCCAATCCCCACGACATCGCCACCTACCCGGCCCTGCCACGCACCCTGGACCCGGAGGCGCCACCGGTCGGCCCGCTGCCCATCCCCGGGAAGCGCACGCTGTCCACGCCTCCCGCGGGCGGCACCTTCCGCTACCCGCTCAACCCGGAGGGACTGGACGCGACGTGCGCCCAGCCACCGCCTCCGGCCGCGATGGCGCTCGGCCCCGACAAGCCGTCCTGCCAGCTCGACTACTCGTACAAGGTCGGGCTCGGGCTCGCCGCGAAGACGGGAATGGGCGCGCTGCGGCAGGCCGTGGCGGCCGGCAAGACGCCCGCGAACCCCGAGGCCCTCGCGCTCGGCGTCACGCTCGCCTCCAACATCCCTTTCCAGCTCACGGTGAATCCGGAGGCCTCCGTCGCGGCCTTCGTGCAGTACTACGCCTACCTGCACCAGGTCGTGGATGGCCACATCGCCCGTGTGCTCCAGACGCTCGAGGAGGTGGGCCTGCACGAGGACACCCTGGTCGTCTTCATGTCGGACCACGGCGAGTACGGCGGCGCCCACGGAATGATGATGGAGAAGTGGCACGCGGCCTACCAGGAGGCGCTGCACGTGCCGGTGGTGTTCCGGCACCCTTCGCTCAACTCGGACCTGGCGCCCCGGCAGGTCGAAGCGCTGACCAGCCATGTCGACCTGCTGCCCACGCTCCTGGGCCTCATGGGGGTGGAGGGCAAGGACCTGGAGAAGGCCCGCGAGGAGCTGCGCCTGCAGCGCGTCGTGCCTCCGTTCGTGGGCACGGACCTGACGCCGGTGGTGAAGGGTGAGCAAAGCGTGGTGCTTGAGCCGGACGGCTCGGTGCGCGAGGGCGTGCTCTTCATCACCGACGACGAAATCACCGAGCCGCTGCCGGTGGATGGGGACCCGCACTCGGAACAGGACCTCGAGAACTACGCCTTCTTCTGCAAGGTCGTGGACCTGCTGCGCACCGGGGGGAATGGGGTGCTGCCCCCGGGGCGTCAGGTGCCGGAGCTGGCGCCCGGCCCGGTGCGCCAGCCGAACCACGTCCGCTGCGTGCGCAGCGGCGCCTGGAAGCTCTCGCGCTACTTCGACCCCCACGGGCAGGAGGCCGAGCAGTGGGAGCTGTACGACCTGGAGACAGACCCGCTGGAGTCCCACAACCTGCTGGCCGTCAACGGGCCCTTCCCGGCGGTGGCGCCCACGGTGCCGGACTCGCGCAAGGCCGCGGTCGAGGAGAAGGCCACGAGCCTCGGCAGCCTGCTCGCGCGCTACGAGAAGGAGAAGCTGGCCCCGTGGCCCGGGAGCGTCCGCAGCAGCGCCCCGAAGGCGTGA